A single genomic interval of Malania oleifera isolate guangnan ecotype guangnan chromosome 13, ASM2987363v1, whole genome shotgun sequence harbors:
- the LOC131146251 gene encoding uncharacterized GPI-anchored protein At4g28100, with amino-acid sequence MAWASLSQLMNDLFMIQWCHPSHKLQFRATTKLPLKIQSPAYNQTFIQSHSSFPIPTSTTASLLPYHPQLPPPINHNRKPNPIPIPFLPQLHSSDMSSNLTCQSFSPLLHLLLHLFLTLSSALGGLHADPDPAPVQPFLPTSSPPTTIPAFPEQSDATGCPLNLSNDLFSGIKAACGAATSPPSSTGEQQLQKSRCCPVLAAWLYAAYSGTALKRAGGMSTQTTAGYDMPLLPDDSEACVDDLEKELEKRGVELARPNQTCDLIYCYCGIRLHPVSCPAAFSVSEKGNLVGDESVRRLERECKNGNPGLDGCTKCLNSLSQLKGEKQSGNRSRTEEEGEDDKRSSKMKRRECEVMGLTWLLSKNRTAYFHTVSAVLRTIMMSADGPDDDPPRSCNLTTDGMPLAVDSSEISGHSSSSSTTLHYSSLAQFFMLLLLIISTV; translated from the exons ATGGCATGGGCCTCTTTATCACAACTAATGAATGATTTGTTTATGATACAATGGTGCCATCCCTCCCACAAACTTCAATTTAGAGCTACCACCAAACTTCCATTAAAAATCCAATCCCCAGCATACAACCAAACTTTCATCCAAAGCCATTCCTCCTTTCCCATCCCCACCAGCACCACCGCCTCTTTATTGCCTTACCACCCACAGTTACCCCCCCCCATAAATCATAATCGTAAACCCAACCCCATCCCCATTCCCTTCCTTCCCCAACTCCACTCCTCAGACATGTCCTCAAATCTCACCTGTCAATCTTTCTCTCCCCTTCTCCACCTCCTCCTCCATCTCTTTCTCACCCTTTCCTCTGCTCTGGGCGGCCTCCACGCTGACCCTGACCCAGCACCAGTCCAGCCCTTCCTCCCCACCTCCTCCCCTCCCACCACCATTCCGGCATTCCCGGAGCAGTCCGATGCCACCGGCTGCCCCTTAAACCTCTCCAACGACCTCTTCAGCGGCATTAAAGCTGCCTGCGGAGCTGCAACGAGTCCCCCAAGCAGCACGGGGGAGCAACAGCTCCAAAAGAGCCGATGCTGCCCTGTGCTGGCGGCATGGCTCTATGCCGCCTACTCCGGCACTGCCCTCAAGAGGGCGGGCGGCATGTCGACCCAGACAACCGCGGGATACGACATGCCGCTGTTACCGGACGACTCAGAGGCGTGCGTGGACGATCTGGAAAAGGAACTGGAGAAGAGAGGAGTAGAGCTGGCCAGACCCAACCAGACGTGCGATCTGATTTACTGTTACTGCGGGATAAGGTTGCATCCGGTGAGCTGCCCGGCGGCGTTCTCGGTGTCGGAGAAAGGGAATCTTGTCGGCGACGAGAGTGTGAGGAGGTTGGAGAGGGAGTGCAAGAATGGGAACCCAGGCCTGGATGGCTGCACGAAGTGCCTCAACAGTCTGTCCCAG CTTAAGGGTGAGAAACAGAGTGGGAACAGAAGCAGAACAGAGGAGGAGGGGGAGGATGACAAGAGGAGCAGCAAAATGAAGAGGAGAGAGTGTGAGGTGATGGGCCTCACATGGCTGCTTTCCAAGAACCGCACTGCTTACTTCCACACGGTTTCTGCTGTCCTGAGAACCATCATGATGTCTGCCGATGGCCCCGATGATGATCCTCCTCGCTCTTGCAATCTCACCACCGACGGAATGCCTCTGGCCGTCGATTCCTCTGAGATCTCCGGTCATTCTTCCTCATCATCAACAACCCTCCATTACTCCTCACTTGCTCAGTTCTTTATGCTTCTCCTCCTCATTATCAGTACAGTATAG